One window from the genome of Helicobacter pylori encodes:
- a CDS encoding pseudouridine synthase, with product MEGFSLRINQFLAHYTKHSRREAEKLVLEGRVKINHEHAKLASVVKENDKVFLDKRLIKPLKNKKFSVLVYHKPKGELVSKADPLKRRVIYESLEKKYAHFAPVGRLDFASEGVLLLSDSKAVVSALMHANLEKEYLVKIQGFVTREMENAMQEGLKLKNATKGAHQKTPIKSMEFAPFIGYEIIKNHAKYSKLRVIINEGKNRELRRFFAFFNAGVLDLRRVRYGFVNLNALPVGKMRFLNRQEYNELHAFMANRANTKGD from the coding sequence GTGGAGGGATTTAGCTTGAGGATCAACCAATTTTTAGCCCATTACACCAAGCATTCCAGAAGAGAGGCTGAAAAATTGGTTTTAGAGGGGCGGGTGAAAATCAACCATGAGCATGCCAAACTCGCTAGCGTGGTTAAAGAAAACGACAAGGTGTTTTTAGACAAACGACTCATCAAGCCCTTAAAAAACAAAAAATTCAGCGTGCTGGTTTATCACAAGCCAAAGGGCGAATTGGTGAGTAAAGCCGATCCCTTAAAACGGCGCGTGATTTATGAAAGCTTGGAGAAAAAATACGCCCATTTTGCGCCGGTGGGGCGTTTGGATTTTGCGAGCGAGGGGGTGCTATTATTAAGCGATAGTAAGGCGGTGGTGAGCGCTTTAATGCATGCGAATTTAGAAAAAGAGTATCTTGTTAAAATTCAAGGTTTTGTTACAAGAGAGATGGAAAACGCCATGCAAGAGGGCTTGAAATTAAAAAACGCTACTAAGGGAGCACACCAAAAAACCCCCATTAAAAGCATGGAATTTGCCCCCTTTATTGGTTATGAAATCATCAAAAACCATGCCAAATATTCTAAACTGAGAGTCATTATTAATGAGGGGAAAAACAGAGAATTGAGGCGTTTTTTTGCGTTTTTTAACGCTGGAGTGTTGGATTTAAGGCGCGTTCGTTATGGTTTTGTGAATTTGAATGCCTTGCCGGTAGGGAAAATGCGGTTTTTAAACCGCCAAGAATACAATGAGTTGCATGCGTTTATGGCTAATAGGGCTAATACTAAAGGGGATTAG
- a CDS encoding thioredoxin family protein, which produces MLEVINGKNYAEKIAHQAVVVNVGASWCPDCRKIEPIMENLAKTYKGKVEFFKVSFDESQDLKESLGIRKIPTLIFYKNAKEVGERLVEPSSQKPIEDALKALL; this is translated from the coding sequence ATGTTAGAAGTGATTAACGGGAAGAATTACGCAGAAAAAATCGCTCATCAAGCGGTAGTGGTCAATGTGGGGGCGAGCTGGTGCCCGGATTGCAGGAAGATTGAGCCGATTATGGAAAATTTAGCCAAAACTTACAAAGGCAAGGTGGAATTTTTTAAGGTTTCTTTTGATGAAAGCCAGGATTTAAAAGAGAGCTTAGGCATTCGTAAGATCCCTACTTTGATTTTTTACAAAAACGCCAAAGAAGTGGGTGAAAGGCTTGTAGAACCTAGCTCTCAAAAACCGATTGAAGACGCTCTAAAAGCGTTATTATAA
- the lpoB gene encoding penicillin-binding protein activator LpoB, which translates to MVLKTKLKIISSVILSALLWVGCSSEMATYQNVNDATKNTTASINSTDLLLTANAMLDSMFSDPNFEQLKGKHLIEVSDVINDTTQPNLDMNLLTTEIARQLRLRSNGRFNITRASGGSGIAADSRMVKQREKERESEEYNQDTTVEKGTLKAADLSLSGKVSSIAASISSSRQRLDYDFTLSLTNRKTGEEVWSDVKPIVKNASNKRMF; encoded by the coding sequence ATGGTATTGAAAACAAAATTAAAAATTATAAGCTCGGTGATTTTGAGCGCTTTATTGTGGGTGGGTTGCTCAAGCGAGATGGCAACTTATCAAAACGTGAATGATGCCACTAAAAATACGACTGCAAGTATTAACAGCACGGATTTATTGCTAACCGCTAATGCGATGTTAGATTCCATGTTTAGCGACCCTAATTTTGAGCAACTCAAGGGCAAGCATTTGATTGAAGTTTCAGATGTGATTAACGACACCACGCAACCCAATTTGGATATGAATCTTTTGACGACTGAAATCGCACGGCAGTTGCGGTTGCGATCTAATGGGAGGTTCAATATCACAAGGGCGAGCGGAGGGAGTGGCATTGCAGCCGATAGCAGAATGGTGAAACAGCGCGAAAAAGAACGAGAGAGCGAAGAGTATAATCAAGACACCACTGTAGAAAAAGGCACTTTAAAAGCCGCTGATTTATCTTTAAGTGGTAAAGTATCTAGTATCGCAGCCTCTATTAGTAGTTCTAGGCAGCGCTTGGACTATGACTTCACCCTAAGCCTTACCAACAGGAAAACGGGTGAAGAGGTATGGAGCGATGTTAAGCCTATTGTGAAGAACGCTAGCAATAAGCGTATGTTTTAA
- a CDS encoding LPP20 family lipoprotein, with protein sequence MKNQVKKILGMSVVATMVIVGCSHAPKSGISKSNKAYKEATKGAPDWVVGDLEKVAKYEKYSGVFLGRAEDLITNNDVDYSTNQATAKARANLAANLKSTLQKDLENEKTRTVDASGKRSISGTDTEKISQLVDKELIASKMLARYVGKDRVFVLVGLDKQIVDKVREELGMVKK encoded by the coding sequence ATGAAAAATCAAGTTAAAAAAATTTTAGGGATGAGTGTGGTAGCAACGATGGTGATCGTAGGTTGTAGCCATGCCCCAAAATCAGGTATCAGTAAAAGCAATAAGGCATACAAAGAAGCGACTAAAGGCGCTCCTGATTGGGTAGTAGGGGATTTAGAAAAAGTGGCGAAGTATGAAAAATATTCAGGGGTCTTTTTAGGAAGGGCTGAAGATTTGATCACCAATAATGATGTGGATTATTCTACGAATCAGGCTACAGCGAAAGCTAGGGCTAATTTAGCGGCGAATTTAAAATCCACTTTACAAAAAGATTTGGAAAACGAAAAAACCAGAACGGTAGACGCTTCTGGTAAAAGGTCCATCAGCGGCACTGATACTGAAAAAATTTCTCAATTAGTGGATAAAGAGTTGATCGCTTCTAAAATGCTTGCCCGCTATGTCGGTAAAGATAGGGTTTTTGTTTTAGTGGGCTTGGATAAGCAAATTGTGGATAAGGTGCGCGAAGAGTTAGGCATGGTTAAAAAGTAG
- a CDS encoding LPP20 family lipoprotein, with the protein MKKIILACLMAFVGANLSAEPKWYSKAYNKTNTQKGYLYGSGSATSKEASKQKALADLVASISVVVNSQIHIQKSRVDNKLKSSDSQTINLKTDDLELNNVEIVNQEAQKGIYYTRVRINQNLFLQGLRDKYDALYGQFSTLMPKVCKGVFLQQSKSMGDLLAKAMPIERILKAYSVPVGSLENYEKIYYQNAFKPKVQITFDNNSDAEIKAALISAYARVLTPSDEEKLYQIKNEVFTDSANGITRIRVVVSASDCQGTPVLNRSLEVDEKNKNFAITRLQSLLYKELKDYANKEGQGNTGL; encoded by the coding sequence ATGAAAAAGATTATTCTTGCATGCCTTATGGCTTTTGTGGGTGCCAATTTAAGCGCAGAGCCTAAGTGGTATAGCAAGGCCTACAACAAAACAAACACCCAAAAAGGCTATCTTTATGGGAGTGGTTCAGCCACTTCTAAAGAAGCTTCTAAACAAAAAGCGTTAGCGGATTTAGTGGCGTCTATTAGCGTGGTGGTTAATTCCCAAATCCATATCCAAAAAAGTCGTGTGGATAATAAGTTAAAATCCAGCGATTCGCAAACGATTAACTTAAAGACCGATGACTTGGAATTGAATAATGTAGAGATTGTCAATCAAGAAGCGCAAAAAGGGATCTACTACACCAGAGTAAGGATTAATCAAAACTTGTTTTTGCAGGGTTTAAGGGATAAGTATGACGCTCTTTATGGGCAGTTTTCCACCTTAATGCCTAAAGTTTGTAAAGGGGTTTTTTTACAGCAATCCAAGAGCATGGGGGATTTATTGGCTAAGGCGATGCCTATAGAAAGGATTTTAAAAGCGTATTCTGTCCCGGTGGGTTCGTTAGAAAATTATGAAAAAATCTATTATCAAAACGCTTTCAAACCTAAAGTGCAAATCACTTTTGATAACAACAGCGATGCAGAGATTAAAGCCGCTCTCATAAGCGCTTATGCCAGAGTGCTAACCCCTAGCGATGAAGAAAAACTCTATCAAATCAAAAATGAAGTTTTCACAGACAGCGCTAATGGCATCACACGCATTAGAGTGGTTGTTAGCGCGAGCGATTGTCAAGGCACGCCTGTATTGAATAGAAGCCTTGAAGTGGATGAAAAGAATAAGAATTTTGCTATCACGCGCTTGCAATCTTTGCTTTATAAAGAATTGAAAGATTATGCCAATAAAGAAGGGCAGGGCAATACGGGGTTATAA
- a CDS encoding restriction endonuclease subunit S: MDALTTPSNWQRVRLGDILSYEQPTKYLVATTQYLQKGFTPILTAGKTFILGYTNDKHGIYTNIPVIIFDDFTTDSKMVNFPFKVKSSAIKILSLRDNNQADLKYIYEKLTLLKHQVTDHKRYWIDEFSNFEILLPPLNEQIAIANILSDVDRYLYSLDALILKKESVKKALSFELLSQRKRLKGFNQAWQRVRLGDILSYEQPTKYLVATTQYLQKGFTPILTAGKTFILGYTNDKHGIYTNIPVIIFDDFTTDSKMVNFPFKVKSSAIKILSLRDNNQADLKYIYEKLTLLKHQVTDHKRYWIDEFSNFEILLPPLNEQIAIANILSALDHEIISLKNKKRQFENIKKALNHDLMSAKIRVLKK; this comes from the coding sequence ATGGACGCATTAACAACGCCCTCAAATTGGCAAAGAGTAAGGCTTGGGGATATATTATCTTACGAACAACCTACAAAATATTTAGTTGCCACAACGCAATACTTACAAAAAGGCTTTACACCTATTTTAACAGCAGGCAAAACTTTTATTTTAGGTTATACAAATGATAAACATGGAATTTATACGAATATACCTGTAATTATTTTTGATGATTTCACAACTGATAGCAAAATGGTAAATTTTCCTTTTAAGGTAAAATCATCAGCTATTAAAATTCTTAGCTTAAGGGATAATAATCAAGCGGATTTAAAATATATCTATGAAAAACTTACACTATTAAAACATCAAGTTACAGACCATAAACGCTATTGGATAGATGAATTTTCAAACTTTGAAATCCTTTTACCCCCTCTAAACGAACAAATCGCTATCGCTAATATTTTAAGCGATGTGGATCGTTATCTTTATTCTTTAGACGCTCTCATTCTTAAAAAAGAAAGCGTTAAAAAAGCTTTAAGCTTTGAACTATTGAGCCAAAGAAAACGCTTGAAAGGCTTCAATCAAGCTTGGCAAAGAGTAAGGCTTGGGGATATATTATCTTACGAACAACCTACAAAATATTTAGTTGCCACAACGCAATACTTACAAAAAGGCTTTACACCTATTTTAACAGCAGGCAAAACTTTTATTTTAGGTTATACAAATGATAAACATGGAATTTATACGAATATACCTGTAATTATTTTTGATGATTTCACAACTGATAGCAAAATGGTAAATTTTCCTTTTAAGGTAAAATCATCAGCTATTAAAATTCTTAGCTTAAGGGATAATAATCAAGCGGATTTAAAATATATCTATGAAAAACTTACACTATTAAAACATCAAGTTACAGACCATAAACGCTATTGGATAGATGAATTTTCAAACTTTGAAATCCTTTTACCCCCTCTAAACGAACAAATCGCTATCGCTAACATTTTAAGCGCTTTGGATCATGAAATCATTAGCCTTAAAAACAAAAAACGCCAATTTGAAAACATCAAAAAAGCTTTAAACCACGATTTAATGAGCGCTAAAATCAGGGTTTTAAAAAAATAA
- a CDS encoding type I restriction-modification system subunit M — MAIKKSELYSSLWAGADSLRGGMDASEYKNYVLNLLFLKYISDKARNNSFSEIEVPQGCFYEDILALEGDKEIGDKLNKIIAKIAERNDLKGVIDSVDFNDNTKLGEGKAMVDTLSNLVKIFADLSLGAHGALDDDLLGDAYEYLMRHFASESGKSKGQFYTPSEVSLLLSLLLGIDENTRQDKSIYDPTCGSGSLLLKASSLAGKKGLTIYGQEKDISTTALCKMNMILHNSADADIAKGGSSTLSNPLFTTENGMLKTFDYVVANPPFSLKNWTDGLSIDPKSKQVINDRFNRFEDGTPPEKNGDFAFLLHIIKSLKDTGKGAVILPHGVLFRGNAEGVIRKNLLLKGYIKGVIGLAPNLFYGTSIPACVIVLDKENAHARKGVFMIDASKDFKKDGNKNRLREQDVQKMIDTFNAYKEIPYYSKMVSLEEISANDYNLNIPRYIASKQELEKDLFALINSHKASYLPKNEIKAYAPYFQVFKELKNTLFKKSDKEGYYALKTECENIKELITQSSEFQAFHASVLNAFDRLNLFETFDHLEPGFNPKTLIESVCQKVLKEFEKVGILDKYGVYQLFKDYYNEVLQDDWFLISFNGFRSAKELRKLTPLKNKNKKANYLEEPDFVVQKTYYKSDLIPKNLIKQRFFEKEAKELEALENALNEKEALLDELIEEHSNEEGLFDGLKINESVLKKELKNATDLEDKQILKTALELLEAKNKALKMKNKAYEELELKAFHQYKNLEINEIKDLIIKDKWLNSLKNALENKILKRINAFISALNEIISSYSNSLLELDKEVKESESKVLEHLKDLGLMG; from the coding sequence ATGGCGATCAAAAAAAGCGAATTGTATAGCTCTTTATGGGCTGGAGCGGATAGTTTGAGGGGCGGAATGGATGCGAGCGAGTATAAAAACTATGTTTTGAACCTGCTTTTTTTAAAATACATCAGCGATAAAGCCAGAAACAATAGCTTTAGTGAAATAGAAGTGCCACAAGGGTGCTTTTATGAAGACATTCTCGCTTTAGAGGGCGATAAGGAAATAGGCGACAAGCTCAATAAAATCATCGCCAAGATCGCAGAGCGAAACGACTTAAAAGGCGTGATTGACAGCGTGGATTTTAACGATAACACTAAGCTTGGAGAGGGTAAAGCGATGGTAGACACCCTTTCTAATTTGGTTAAAATCTTTGCGGATTTGAGTTTGGGCGCGCATGGGGCTTTAGACGATGATTTGTTGGGTGATGCTTACGAATACTTAATGCGCCATTTCGCCAGCGAATCCGGTAAATCCAAAGGGCAGTTTTACACCCCTAGCGAAGTTTCGCTTTTATTATCCCTTTTGCTTGGCATTGATGAAAACACCAGACAGGATAAAAGCATCTATGATCCCACTTGCGGGAGCGGTTCGTTATTGTTAAAAGCTTCTAGTTTGGCCGGCAAAAAGGGTTTAACTATCTATGGTCAAGAAAAAGACATTTCCACCACAGCCCTTTGTAAAATGAATATGATCTTACACAATAGCGCTGATGCTGATATTGCTAAAGGGGGTTCTAGCACCCTTTCTAACCCCCTTTTTACTACTGAAAATGGCATGCTAAAAACCTTTGATTATGTTGTGGCTAACCCTCCCTTTAGCTTGAAAAACTGGACTGACGGGCTAAGCATAGACCCTAAAAGCAAGCAAGTCATTAACGATCGTTTCAATCGTTTTGAAGACGGCACGCCCCCTGAAAAAAATGGCGATTTTGCTTTTTTGCTCCACATCATCAAATCCTTAAAAGACACAGGCAAAGGGGCAGTGATTTTACCCCATGGGGTGCTATTTAGGGGGAACGCTGAGGGAGTGATTAGAAAAAATCTTTTACTAAAAGGCTATATTAAAGGCGTGATAGGCCTAGCCCCTAATCTTTTTTATGGCACTTCCATTCCTGCATGCGTGATCGTTTTAGACAAAGAAAACGCGCACGCCAGAAAGGGCGTTTTTATGATCGATGCGAGCAAGGATTTTAAAAAAGACGGCAATAAAAACCGCTTGAGAGAGCAAGATGTCCAAAAAATGATAGACACTTTTAACGCTTACAAAGAAATCCCTTATTATTCCAAAATGGTGAGCCTAGAAGAAATCAGCGCTAACGACTATAACTTGAACATCCCGCGCTACATTGCCTCTAAGCAAGAATTGGAAAAAGACTTGTTCGCTTTAATCAACAGCCACAAGGCCAGTTATTTGCCCAAAAACGAAATAAAAGCCTACGCCCCTTATTTTCAAGTGTTTAAAGAGCTTAAAAACACGCTGTTTAAAAAGAGCGATAAAGAGGGCTATTACGCTTTAAAAACAGAATGCGAAAACATTAAAGAATTAATCACCCAAAGCTCAGAATTCCAAGCTTTCCATGCTTCTGTTTTAAACGCTTTTGACCGATTGAATCTGTTTGAAACTTTTGATCATTTAGAGCCAGGTTTTAACCCAAAAACCCTCATAGAAAGCGTTTGTCAAAAGGTTTTAAAAGAATTTGAAAAAGTGGGAATTTTAGACAAATACGGCGTGTATCAGCTCTTCAAAGATTACTACAATGAAGTCTTGCAAGACGATTGGTTCCTCATCTCATTCAATGGCTTTAGAAGCGCTAAAGAATTAAGGAAATTAACCCCCCTAAAAAACAAAAACAAAAAGGCCAACTATTTAGAGGAGCCGGATTTTGTCGTTCAAAAAACCTACTACAAAAGCGATCTAATCCCTAAAAACTTGATCAAACAACGCTTTTTTGAAAAAGAAGCGAAAGAATTAGAAGCATTAGAAAACGCCCTCAACGAAAAAGAGGCCCTTTTAGATGAATTGATAGAAGAGCATTCTAACGAAGAGGGGCTTTTTGATGGGTTGAAAATCAACGAAAGCGTTTTGAAAAAAGAGCTAAAAAACGCCACCGATTTAGAAGATAAACAAATCCTAAAAACCGCTTTAGAGTTGCTAGAAGCGAAAAACAAGGCGCTAAAAATGAAAAATAAAGCTTATGAGGAGCTGGAATTAAAAGCGTTCCACCAGTATAAAAACCTTGAAATCAATGAAATCAAGGATCTCATCATCAAAGACAAATGGCTCAACAGCTTGAAAAACGCCCTAGAAAACAAGATTTTAAAACGCATCAACGCTTTTATTAGCGCCCTTAATGAAATCATTTCAAGCTACTCTAACAGCTTGTTAGAACTAGACAAAGAAGTCAAAGAGAGCGAATCAAAAGTTTTAGAGCATTTGAAAGATTTGGGGTTAATGGGGTGA
- a CDS encoding type I restriction endonuclease subunit R codes for MKTEKEVQNQVIETFKAMGYAYLGDLTKSDNENINKESLKAWLIKNQKINDERWRKIEQKIHDALKNDLYEANQTFYELLIYGVKTKISQNENTQTTYLIDWKDVSKNEFSVAEEVSVKGPNAKRPDIVLYVNGIALGVLELKKSSVSVESGIRQNLDNQKKEFIRDFFKTIQLVMAGNESQGLRYGVIETKEKYYLSWKEEGVLKNLFETIECFLDKKRFLEFIHDFLIFDKGQKKCARFHQYFAIKKTQEFIQRKEGGIIWHTQGSGKSLTMVWLARWLRENIQQARILIVTDRRELDAQIQGVFLGIGENLYRADSKKDLLSVLFENKKFLVSSLMHKFDDNDLKQPVLKEWVVLVDECHRTQSGKLHKAMKSLLPNAIFIAFSGTPLLKQEKKTSQEVFGNYIHCYKFNEAVSDRVVLDLNYEARSVNQYVSDPVKLDEYFELKTQGLNEAAKTELKKKWANLQKVFSTKNRLEHIVQDIVLDMAKLPRLSNGKGNAMLVAESVYNACRYFELFLETELKDKVAVITSYEPNIADLKDCGSDESEESYKYRTYCKMLQNFFNEKDEKKALNKTKEFEEEVKKRFINEPARMKLLIVVDKLLTGFDAPSLTYLYMDKKMQDHGLFQAVCRVNRLDSEDKDFGCIIDYKDLFDSLQEAHSDYTNKAFENYEREDIQGLISDKAQKIKKRLEETRDQLKSLCESVKEPKDEMDYIAYFCGNDLEKNAQKRRLFYQLVGAFLRMFVELNNLEKPVYSKEETQKIKQEAEFYRHLQKVIGLSSGDSVDLKSYSEDMRRILDAYIKATDSKTLIKIEDQGLCEVLAQMNIDDFNKALSQVFKNESSMAESIANNTKKRIIEKEASDPKYYEKLSSLLNDLINQFREKKLTYLEYLQQIHNLAQQVIHKEDKNYPKKINTKALKTLYDNLDENEALALETDACIRGNKKDGWVGHNQKEKNLKIALRKIINDEVLLENIFNLAKHIEEYH; via the coding sequence ATGAAAACAGAAAAAGAAGTTCAAAATCAAGTCATAGAAACTTTTAAAGCAATGGGCTATGCGTATTTAGGGGATTTAACAAAGAGCGATAACGAAAACATCAATAAAGAAAGCCTAAAAGCATGGCTAATTAAAAATCAAAAAATCAATGATGAAAGGTGGCGTAAAATTGAGCAGAAAATCCATGACGCTTTAAAAAACGATTTATACGAAGCGAATCAAACATTTTACGAGCTTTTAATTTATGGCGTGAAAACTAAAATAAGCCAGAATGAAAACACTCAAACGACTTATCTCATTGATTGGAAAGACGTTTCCAAGAATGAATTTAGCGTGGCTGAAGAAGTGAGCGTTAAAGGGCCAAACGCAAAACGGCCGGACATAGTGCTTTATGTTAATGGGATCGCTTTAGGGGTGCTAGAATTGAAAAAATCCAGCGTGAGCGTGGAAAGCGGTATCAGGCAAAATTTAGACAACCAAAAGAAAGAGTTTATTAGAGATTTTTTCAAAACGATCCAATTGGTTATGGCGGGTAATGAAAGTCAAGGGCTAAGATATGGCGTCATAGAAACTAAAGAAAAATACTACCTTTCTTGGAAAGAAGAGGGCGTTTTAAAAAATTTGTTTGAAACGATTGAATGCTTTTTGGATAAAAAAAGGTTTTTAGAATTTATCCATGATTTTTTGATTTTTGATAAGGGGCAAAAGAAATGCGCCCGGTTCCATCAGTATTTTGCAATTAAAAAAACGCAAGAATTTATCCAAAGAAAAGAAGGGGGGATTATCTGGCACACGCAAGGCAGCGGTAAGAGCCTTACCATGGTGTGGCTTGCTAGATGGCTAAGAGAGAATATCCAACAAGCGAGGATTTTAATCGTTACGGACAGGAGGGAATTAGACGCTCAAATTCAAGGCGTGTTTTTGGGAATAGGCGAGAATCTTTATCGCGCCGACAGCAAGAAGGATTTGTTGAGCGTGCTGTTTGAAAATAAGAAATTTTTGGTTAGCTCGCTTATGCATAAGTTTGATGACAACGACTTAAAACAACCTGTTTTAAAGGAATGGGTTGTTTTAGTGGATGAATGCCACAGAACCCAAAGCGGTAAATTGCATAAAGCCATGAAAAGCCTGCTCCCTAATGCGATTTTTATCGCCTTTAGCGGCACGCCTTTATTGAAACAAGAGAAAAAGACAAGCCAGGAAGTGTTTGGGAATTACATCCATTGCTATAAATTTAATGAAGCCGTTAGCGATAGGGTGGTGTTAGATTTAAATTATGAAGCCAGAAGCGTGAATCAGTATGTCAGCGACCCTGTAAAGCTAGACGAATATTTTGAATTAAAAACCCAAGGCTTGAATGAGGCGGCTAAAACAGAGCTTAAAAAGAAATGGGCTAATTTGCAAAAAGTTTTTTCCACTAAAAACAGATTGGAACATATTGTGCAAGATATTGTATTGGATATGGCAAAACTCCCAAGATTAAGCAATGGAAAGGGGAATGCCATGCTGGTGGCTGAAAGCGTGTATAACGCATGCCGGTATTTTGAACTCTTTTTAGAAACAGAATTAAAGGATAAGGTGGCTGTGATCACAAGCTATGAACCCAATATCGCTGATCTTAAAGATTGTGGGAGTGATGAGAGCGAAGAGAGTTACAAATACCGCACTTATTGCAAAATGCTGCAAAACTTTTTTAATGAAAAAGATGAGAAAAAAGCCCTTAACAAAACCAAAGAGTTTGAAGAAGAAGTTAAAAAGCGTTTTATTAATGAGCCTGCTAGAATGAAGCTATTGATCGTGGTGGATAAGCTATTGACCGGTTTTGATGCGCCAAGCCTCACTTATTTATACATGGATAAGAAAATGCAAGATCATGGGCTTTTTCAAGCGGTGTGCAGGGTGAATAGATTGGATAGCGAAGATAAGGATTTTGGCTGTATCATAGACTATAAGGATTTGTTTGATAGCCTACAAGAAGCGCACAGCGATTACACCAATAAAGCGTTTGAAAACTATGAAAGAGAAGACATTCAAGGGCTTATTTCTGACAAAGCCCAAAAGATTAAGAAAAGATTAGAAGAAACTAGAGATCAGTTAAAATCGCTTTGTGAAAGCGTGAAAGAGCCAAAAGATGAAATGGATTATATCGCTTATTTTTGTGGGAACGATTTAGAAAAAAACGCTCAAAAAAGGCGGTTGTTTTACCAGCTTGTTGGCGCGTTTTTAAGAATGTTTGTGGAATTGAATAATTTAGAAAAGCCCGTTTATTCTAAAGAAGAAACGCAAAAAATCAAACAAGAAGCGGAATTTTACAGGCATTTACAAAAGGTGATTGGCTTGAGTAGTGGGGATAGCGTGGATTTAAAAAGCTATAGCGAAGACATGCGCCGGATCTTAGACGCTTACATTAAAGCCACGGACAGCAAGACGCTCATTAAAATAGAAGATCAAGGGCTGTGCGAAGTTTTAGCCCAAATGAATATTGATGATTTTAATAAGGCGTTATCTCAAGTATTTAAAAATGAAAGCTCTATGGCAGAAAGCATCGCTAACAACACTAAAAAACGCATTATAGAAAAAGAAGCGAGCGATCCTAAGTATTACGAAAAATTATCTTCGCTTTTAAACGATTTGATCAACCAGTTTAGGGAAAAGAAATTAACCTATTTAGAATACTTGCAACAAATCCACAATCTAGCCCAACAAGTTATCCATAAAGAAGATAAAAATTACCCTAAAAAGATCAACACTAAGGCTTTAAAAACCCTCTATGATAATTTAGATGAAAATGAAGCCTTAGCCCTAGAAACAGACGCATGCATAAGGGGTAATAAAAAAGATGGTTGGGTGGGGCATAATCAAAAAGAAAAAAATCTTAAAATCGCTTTAAGAAAAATCATAAACGATGAGGTTTTGTTAGAAAACATCTTTAATTTAGCCAAACACATAGAGGAGTATCACTAA